One genomic region from Tachysurus fulvidraco isolate hzauxx_2018 chromosome 14, HZAU_PFXX_2.0, whole genome shotgun sequence encodes:
- the fgfr1a gene encoding fibroblast growth factor receptor 1-A isoform X3, with amino-acid sequence MMKNTMKVMLLLFSVLLTQPLQGHTRPANPEQVALLETTAYTLYEGEKLELKCRSKEEPQEVNWTKDQVSLADGEHTHLRDGQLEIEGVELADSGLYGCFARSPEGNHTEYFNVNVTYALASSEDDDDDESSSEETKQSSSQKLISNSQELSPTAPEWAHPDKMEKKLHAVPASRTVRFRCPVVGNPTPTIKWLKNGKEFKKDQRIGGFKVRESLWAIIMDSVVPSDKGNYTCLVENKYGSINHTYQLDVVERSPHRPILQAGLPANRTAVVGSDVEFECKVFSDPQPHIQWLKHIEVNGSKVGEDGLRYVRVIKTAGVNTTDKEMEVLEIKNVSLKDAGVYTCLAGNSIGHSHHSAWLTVYEALPPTPLPSQTYLEVLIYCAGFFTICAMIVTAMVCKMHRATKKSDFNSQVAVHKLAKSIPLRRQVTVSVDSSSSMHSGVMLVRPSRLSSSGSPMLSGVSEYELPQDPRWELPRDKLVLGKPLGEGCFGQVVMGEVVGMDKDKPNRVTKVAVKMLKSDATEKDLSDLISEMEMMKIIGKHKNIINLLGACTQDGPLYVIVEYASKGNLREYLRARRPPGMEYCYNPDQVPVETVSIKDLVSCAYQVARGMEYLASKKCIHRDLAARNVLVTDDNVMKIADFGLARDIHHIDYYKKTTNGRLPVKWMAPEALFDRIYTHQSDVWSFGVLLWEIFTLGGSPYPGVPVEELFKLLKEGHRMDRPSTCTHELYMMMRDCWHAAPSQRPTFKQLVEDLDRTLSMTSNQEYLDLSVSLDQYSPSFPDTRSSTCSSGEDSVFSHEPSADEPCLPKFPPNPNRLIAFKKR; translated from the exons ATGATGAAGAACACAATGAAGGTCATGTTGCTGCTGTTCTCGGTTCTTCTAACCCAGCCTCTGCAGGGCCACACCAGGCCGGCCAACCCAGAGCAAG tCGCCCTGTTAGAAACTACTGCGTACACCCTGTACGAGGGAGAAAAGCTGGAGCTGAAGTGTAGGAGTAAAGAAGAGCCCCAGGAGGTGAACTGGACCAAGGACCAAGTTTCCCTTGCTGacggagaacacacacacctacgcgACGGTCAGCTGGAGATCGAAGGCGTGGAGCTAGCCGACTCTGGCCTTTATGGCTGCTTCGCCCGGAGCCCCGAGGGCAACCACACGGAGTATTTTAACGTCAATGTCACGT atgcCCTGGCTTCATCTGaggacgacgacgacgacgagtCTTCTTCAGAGGAAACGAAGCAGTCCAGCAGCCAGAAGTTAATCTCGAACAGCCAAGAGCTATCGC CGACGGCACCAGAGTGGGCTCATCCTGATAAGATGGAGAAGAAGCTCCACGCGGTTCCAGCCAGCAGGACCGTCCGATTCCGCTGCCCAGTTGTCGGTAACCCGACTCCCACCATCAAGTGGCTGAAGAATGGCAAGGAGTTTAAGAAAGACCAGCGCATAGGAGGCTTTAAG GTGCGAGAGAGCTTGTGGGCGATCATAATGGACTCGGTGGTGCCCTCAGACAAAGGCAACTACACCTGTTTGGTGGAAAATAAGTACGGCAGCATCAACCACACCTATCAGCTGGACGTCGTCG AGCGTTCGCCTCACAGGCCCATCCTCCAAGCCGGCCTGCCCGCCAATCGTACAGCAGTGGTGGGCAGCGATGTGGAGTTCGAATGCAAAGTCTTTAGTGACCCACAACCACACATTCAGTGGCTCAAACACATCGAGGTCAACGGCAGCAAAGTAGGAGAAGACGGTCTGCGATACGTCAGAGTCATAAAG ACGGCAGGTGTCAACACCACGGATAAGGAGATGGAGGTGCTGGAGATCAAGAATGTGTCTTTAAAGGACGCTGGGGTGTACACGTGCTTGGCTGGCAACTCTATCGGCCATTCCCATCACTCTGCATGGTTGACTGTCTATGAAG CCTTGCCTCCAACCCCGCTGCCCAGCCAGACCTACCTGGAGGTGCTGATTTACTGCGCGGGATTCTTCACCATCTGCGCGATGATCGTGACGGCCATGGTGTGCAAGATGCACAGAGCCACCAAGAAGAGCGACTTCAACAGCCAGGTGGCCGTACACAAGCTGGCCAAGAGCATCCCACTGCGCAGACAGGTAACA GTGTCTGTGGACTCGAGCTCATCCATGCACTCAGGGGTGATGCTGGTCAGACCATCACGCCTCTCCTCGAGTGGCTCCCCCATGCTGTCTGGAGTGTCCGAGTACGAGCTGCCGCAAGATCCACGTTGGGAGCTGCCTCGCGACAA GCTGGTCCTAGGGAAACCTCTGGGTGAAGGCTGCTTCGGCCAAGTGGTCATGGGAGAGGTCGTGGGGATGGACAAAGACAAACCCAACCGTGTCACCAAAGTGGCTGTCAAGATGCTTAAAT CTGATGCCACAGAGAAGGACCTGTCAGATCTGATCTCGGAAATGGAGATGATGAAAATAATCGGCAAGCACAAAAACATAATCAACCTGCTGGGAGCCTGCACACAGGatg gtCCTCTTTACGTCATCGTGGAGTACgcctcaaaagggaacctgcGCGAGTACCTGAGGGCCCGTCGGCCTCCTGGTATGGAATACTGCTACAACCCGGACCAGGTACCTGTCGAGACGGTGTCCATCAAGGACCTGGTGTCCTGCGCCTACCAGGTGGCTCGCGGCATGGAGTACTTGGCATCCAAAAAG tGTATCCATAGAGACCTAGCAGCACGTAATGTCCTCGTGACCGATGACAATGTGATGAAGATCGCAGACTTTGGCTTGGCCAGAGACATCCACCATATTGATTACTACAAGAAAACCACCAAT GGACGACTGCCGGTAAAGTGGATGGCTCCAGAAGCGTTGTTTGACCGAATCTACACCCACCAGAGCGACGT GTGGTCTTTTGGGGTGCTGCTCTGGGAGATCTTTACTCTGGGTGGTTCTCCGTATCCTGGCGTGCCTGTCGAGGAGCTGTTCAAACTGCTGAAGGAGGGCCACCGAATGGACCGCCCCTCCACATGCACCCACGAACT ATATATGATGATGAGGGACTGCTGGCATGCTGCGCCATCTCAGAGACCCACCTTCAAACAGCTTGTGGAAGACCTGGATCGCACTCTCTCCATGACGTCGAATCAG GAATATCTGGACCTGTCGGTCAGTCTGGACCAGTACTCTCCCAGTTTTCCAGACACGCGCAGCTCCACCTGTTCCTCCGGCGAAGACTCGGTGTTTTCCCACGAGCCCAGCGCCGACGAACCCTGCCTGCCTAAATTTCCCCCAAATCCTAACCGCTTGATAGCGTTCAAAAAGCGTTGA
- the fgfr1a gene encoding fibroblast growth factor receptor 1-A isoform X2: MMKNTMKVMLLLFSVLLTQPLQGHTRPANPEQVALLETTAYTLYEGEKLELKCRSKEEPQEVNWTKDQVSLADGEHTHLRDGQLEIEGVELADSGLYGCFARSPEGNHTEYFNVNVTYALASSEDDDDDESSSEETKQSSSQKLISNSQELSPTAPEWAHPDKMEKKLHAVPASRTVRFRCPVVGNPTPTIKWLKNGKEFKKDQRIGGFKVRESLWAIIMDSVVPSDKGNYTCLVENKYGSINHTYQLDVVERSPHRPILQAGLPANRTAVVGSDVEFECKVFSDPQPHIQWLKHIEVNGSKVGEDGLRYVRVIKHSGVNSSDTQVLTLYNVTEEASGEYICKVSNYIGQANQSAWLTVTKHASTALPPTPLPSQTYLEVLIYCAGFFTICAMIVTAMVCKMHRATKKSDFNSQVAVHKLAKSIPLRRQVSVDSSSSMHSGVMLVRPSRLSSSGSPMLSGVSEYELPQDPRWELPRDKLVLGKPLGEGCFGQVVMGEVVGMDKDKPNRVTKVAVKMLKSDATEKDLSDLISEMEMMKIIGKHKNIINLLGACTQDGPLYVIVEYASKGNLREYLRARRPPGMEYCYNPDQVPVETVSIKDLVSCAYQVARGMEYLASKKCIHRDLAARNVLVTDDNVMKIADFGLARDIHHIDYYKKTTNGRLPVKWMAPEALFDRIYTHQSDVWSFGVLLWEIFTLGGSPYPGVPVEELFKLLKEGHRMDRPSTCTHELYMMMRDCWHAAPSQRPTFKQLVEDLDRTLSMTSNQEYLDLSVSLDQYSPSFPDTRSSTCSSGEDSVFSHEPSADEPCLPKFPPNPNRLIAFKKR; this comes from the exons ATGATGAAGAACACAATGAAGGTCATGTTGCTGCTGTTCTCGGTTCTTCTAACCCAGCCTCTGCAGGGCCACACCAGGCCGGCCAACCCAGAGCAAG tCGCCCTGTTAGAAACTACTGCGTACACCCTGTACGAGGGAGAAAAGCTGGAGCTGAAGTGTAGGAGTAAAGAAGAGCCCCAGGAGGTGAACTGGACCAAGGACCAAGTTTCCCTTGCTGacggagaacacacacacctacgcgACGGTCAGCTGGAGATCGAAGGCGTGGAGCTAGCCGACTCTGGCCTTTATGGCTGCTTCGCCCGGAGCCCCGAGGGCAACCACACGGAGTATTTTAACGTCAATGTCACGT atgcCCTGGCTTCATCTGaggacgacgacgacgacgagtCTTCTTCAGAGGAAACGAAGCAGTCCAGCAGCCAGAAGTTAATCTCGAACAGCCAAGAGCTATCGC CGACGGCACCAGAGTGGGCTCATCCTGATAAGATGGAGAAGAAGCTCCACGCGGTTCCAGCCAGCAGGACCGTCCGATTCCGCTGCCCAGTTGTCGGTAACCCGACTCCCACCATCAAGTGGCTGAAGAATGGCAAGGAGTTTAAGAAAGACCAGCGCATAGGAGGCTTTAAG GTGCGAGAGAGCTTGTGGGCGATCATAATGGACTCGGTGGTGCCCTCAGACAAAGGCAACTACACCTGTTTGGTGGAAAATAAGTACGGCAGCATCAACCACACCTATCAGCTGGACGTCGTCG AGCGTTCGCCTCACAGGCCCATCCTCCAAGCCGGCCTGCCCGCCAATCGTACAGCAGTGGTGGGCAGCGATGTGGAGTTCGAATGCAAAGTCTTTAGTGACCCACAACCACACATTCAGTGGCTCAAACACATCGAGGTCAACGGCAGCAAAGTAGGAGAAGACGGTCTGCGATACGTCAGAGTCATAAAG CACTCTGGGGTCAACAGCTCGGACACGCAGGTACTGACGCTGTACAACGTGACGGAGGAGGCGAGTGGGGAGTATATTTGTAAAGTGTCCAATTATATAGGCCAAGCCAACCAGTCCGCATGGCTCACCGTCACTAAACACGCCTCCACAG CCTTGCCTCCAACCCCGCTGCCCAGCCAGACCTACCTGGAGGTGCTGATTTACTGCGCGGGATTCTTCACCATCTGCGCGATGATCGTGACGGCCATGGTGTGCAAGATGCACAGAGCCACCAAGAAGAGCGACTTCAACAGCCAGGTGGCCGTACACAAGCTGGCCAAGAGCATCCCACTGCGCAGACAG GTGTCTGTGGACTCGAGCTCATCCATGCACTCAGGGGTGATGCTGGTCAGACCATCACGCCTCTCCTCGAGTGGCTCCCCCATGCTGTCTGGAGTGTCCGAGTACGAGCTGCCGCAAGATCCACGTTGGGAGCTGCCTCGCGACAA GCTGGTCCTAGGGAAACCTCTGGGTGAAGGCTGCTTCGGCCAAGTGGTCATGGGAGAGGTCGTGGGGATGGACAAAGACAAACCCAACCGTGTCACCAAAGTGGCTGTCAAGATGCTTAAAT CTGATGCCACAGAGAAGGACCTGTCAGATCTGATCTCGGAAATGGAGATGATGAAAATAATCGGCAAGCACAAAAACATAATCAACCTGCTGGGAGCCTGCACACAGGatg gtCCTCTTTACGTCATCGTGGAGTACgcctcaaaagggaacctgcGCGAGTACCTGAGGGCCCGTCGGCCTCCTGGTATGGAATACTGCTACAACCCGGACCAGGTACCTGTCGAGACGGTGTCCATCAAGGACCTGGTGTCCTGCGCCTACCAGGTGGCTCGCGGCATGGAGTACTTGGCATCCAAAAAG tGTATCCATAGAGACCTAGCAGCACGTAATGTCCTCGTGACCGATGACAATGTGATGAAGATCGCAGACTTTGGCTTGGCCAGAGACATCCACCATATTGATTACTACAAGAAAACCACCAAT GGACGACTGCCGGTAAAGTGGATGGCTCCAGAAGCGTTGTTTGACCGAATCTACACCCACCAGAGCGACGT GTGGTCTTTTGGGGTGCTGCTCTGGGAGATCTTTACTCTGGGTGGTTCTCCGTATCCTGGCGTGCCTGTCGAGGAGCTGTTCAAACTGCTGAAGGAGGGCCACCGAATGGACCGCCCCTCCACATGCACCCACGAACT ATATATGATGATGAGGGACTGCTGGCATGCTGCGCCATCTCAGAGACCCACCTTCAAACAGCTTGTGGAAGACCTGGATCGCACTCTCTCCATGACGTCGAATCAG GAATATCTGGACCTGTCGGTCAGTCTGGACCAGTACTCTCCCAGTTTTCCAGACACGCGCAGCTCCACCTGTTCCTCCGGCGAAGACTCGGTGTTTTCCCACGAGCCCAGCGCCGACGAACCCTGCCTGCCTAAATTTCCCCCAAATCCTAACCGCTTGATAGCGTTCAAAAAGCGTTGA
- the fgfr1a gene encoding fibroblast growth factor receptor 1-A isoform X4: MMKNTMKVMLLLFSVLLTQPLQGHTRPANPEQVALLETTAYTLYEGEKLELKCRSKEEPQEVNWTKDQVSLADGEHTHLRDGQLEIEGVELADSGLYGCFARSPEGNHTEYFNVNVTYALASSEDDDDDESSSEETKQSSSQKLISNSQELSPTAPEWAHPDKMEKKLHAVPASRTVRFRCPVVGNPTPTIKWLKNGKEFKKDQRIGGFKVRESLWAIIMDSVVPSDKGNYTCLVENKYGSINHTYQLDVVERSPHRPILQAGLPANRTAVVGSDVEFECKVFSDPQPHIQWLKHIEVNGSKVGEDGLRYVRVIKTAGVNTTDKEMEVLEIKNVSLKDAGVYTCLAGNSIGHSHHSAWLTVYEALPPTPLPSQTYLEVLIYCAGFFTICAMIVTAMVCKMHRATKKSDFNSQVAVHKLAKSIPLRRQVSVDSSSSMHSGVMLVRPSRLSSSGSPMLSGVSEYELPQDPRWELPRDKLVLGKPLGEGCFGQVVMGEVVGMDKDKPNRVTKVAVKMLKSDATEKDLSDLISEMEMMKIIGKHKNIINLLGACTQDGPLYVIVEYASKGNLREYLRARRPPGMEYCYNPDQVPVETVSIKDLVSCAYQVARGMEYLASKKCIHRDLAARNVLVTDDNVMKIADFGLARDIHHIDYYKKTTNGRLPVKWMAPEALFDRIYTHQSDVWSFGVLLWEIFTLGGSPYPGVPVEELFKLLKEGHRMDRPSTCTHELYMMMRDCWHAAPSQRPTFKQLVEDLDRTLSMTSNQEYLDLSVSLDQYSPSFPDTRSSTCSSGEDSVFSHEPSADEPCLPKFPPNPNRLIAFKKR; encoded by the exons ATGATGAAGAACACAATGAAGGTCATGTTGCTGCTGTTCTCGGTTCTTCTAACCCAGCCTCTGCAGGGCCACACCAGGCCGGCCAACCCAGAGCAAG tCGCCCTGTTAGAAACTACTGCGTACACCCTGTACGAGGGAGAAAAGCTGGAGCTGAAGTGTAGGAGTAAAGAAGAGCCCCAGGAGGTGAACTGGACCAAGGACCAAGTTTCCCTTGCTGacggagaacacacacacctacgcgACGGTCAGCTGGAGATCGAAGGCGTGGAGCTAGCCGACTCTGGCCTTTATGGCTGCTTCGCCCGGAGCCCCGAGGGCAACCACACGGAGTATTTTAACGTCAATGTCACGT atgcCCTGGCTTCATCTGaggacgacgacgacgacgagtCTTCTTCAGAGGAAACGAAGCAGTCCAGCAGCCAGAAGTTAATCTCGAACAGCCAAGAGCTATCGC CGACGGCACCAGAGTGGGCTCATCCTGATAAGATGGAGAAGAAGCTCCACGCGGTTCCAGCCAGCAGGACCGTCCGATTCCGCTGCCCAGTTGTCGGTAACCCGACTCCCACCATCAAGTGGCTGAAGAATGGCAAGGAGTTTAAGAAAGACCAGCGCATAGGAGGCTTTAAG GTGCGAGAGAGCTTGTGGGCGATCATAATGGACTCGGTGGTGCCCTCAGACAAAGGCAACTACACCTGTTTGGTGGAAAATAAGTACGGCAGCATCAACCACACCTATCAGCTGGACGTCGTCG AGCGTTCGCCTCACAGGCCCATCCTCCAAGCCGGCCTGCCCGCCAATCGTACAGCAGTGGTGGGCAGCGATGTGGAGTTCGAATGCAAAGTCTTTAGTGACCCACAACCACACATTCAGTGGCTCAAACACATCGAGGTCAACGGCAGCAAAGTAGGAGAAGACGGTCTGCGATACGTCAGAGTCATAAAG ACGGCAGGTGTCAACACCACGGATAAGGAGATGGAGGTGCTGGAGATCAAGAATGTGTCTTTAAAGGACGCTGGGGTGTACACGTGCTTGGCTGGCAACTCTATCGGCCATTCCCATCACTCTGCATGGTTGACTGTCTATGAAG CCTTGCCTCCAACCCCGCTGCCCAGCCAGACCTACCTGGAGGTGCTGATTTACTGCGCGGGATTCTTCACCATCTGCGCGATGATCGTGACGGCCATGGTGTGCAAGATGCACAGAGCCACCAAGAAGAGCGACTTCAACAGCCAGGTGGCCGTACACAAGCTGGCCAAGAGCATCCCACTGCGCAGACAG GTGTCTGTGGACTCGAGCTCATCCATGCACTCAGGGGTGATGCTGGTCAGACCATCACGCCTCTCCTCGAGTGGCTCCCCCATGCTGTCTGGAGTGTCCGAGTACGAGCTGCCGCAAGATCCACGTTGGGAGCTGCCTCGCGACAA GCTGGTCCTAGGGAAACCTCTGGGTGAAGGCTGCTTCGGCCAAGTGGTCATGGGAGAGGTCGTGGGGATGGACAAAGACAAACCCAACCGTGTCACCAAAGTGGCTGTCAAGATGCTTAAAT CTGATGCCACAGAGAAGGACCTGTCAGATCTGATCTCGGAAATGGAGATGATGAAAATAATCGGCAAGCACAAAAACATAATCAACCTGCTGGGAGCCTGCACACAGGatg gtCCTCTTTACGTCATCGTGGAGTACgcctcaaaagggaacctgcGCGAGTACCTGAGGGCCCGTCGGCCTCCTGGTATGGAATACTGCTACAACCCGGACCAGGTACCTGTCGAGACGGTGTCCATCAAGGACCTGGTGTCCTGCGCCTACCAGGTGGCTCGCGGCATGGAGTACTTGGCATCCAAAAAG tGTATCCATAGAGACCTAGCAGCACGTAATGTCCTCGTGACCGATGACAATGTGATGAAGATCGCAGACTTTGGCTTGGCCAGAGACATCCACCATATTGATTACTACAAGAAAACCACCAAT GGACGACTGCCGGTAAAGTGGATGGCTCCAGAAGCGTTGTTTGACCGAATCTACACCCACCAGAGCGACGT GTGGTCTTTTGGGGTGCTGCTCTGGGAGATCTTTACTCTGGGTGGTTCTCCGTATCCTGGCGTGCCTGTCGAGGAGCTGTTCAAACTGCTGAAGGAGGGCCACCGAATGGACCGCCCCTCCACATGCACCCACGAACT ATATATGATGATGAGGGACTGCTGGCATGCTGCGCCATCTCAGAGACCCACCTTCAAACAGCTTGTGGAAGACCTGGATCGCACTCTCTCCATGACGTCGAATCAG GAATATCTGGACCTGTCGGTCAGTCTGGACCAGTACTCTCCCAGTTTTCCAGACACGCGCAGCTCCACCTGTTCCTCCGGCGAAGACTCGGTGTTTTCCCACGAGCCCAGCGCCGACGAACCCTGCCTGCCTAAATTTCCCCCAAATCCTAACCGCTTGATAGCGTTCAAAAAGCGTTGA
- the fgfr1a gene encoding fibroblast growth factor receptor 1-A isoform X1 → MMKNTMKVMLLLFSVLLTQPLQGHTRPANPEQVALLETTAYTLYEGEKLELKCRSKEEPQEVNWTKDQVSLADGEHTHLRDGQLEIEGVELADSGLYGCFARSPEGNHTEYFNVNVTYALASSEDDDDDESSSEETKQSSSQKLISNSQELSPTAPEWAHPDKMEKKLHAVPASRTVRFRCPVVGNPTPTIKWLKNGKEFKKDQRIGGFKVRESLWAIIMDSVVPSDKGNYTCLVENKYGSINHTYQLDVVERSPHRPILQAGLPANRTAVVGSDVEFECKVFSDPQPHIQWLKHIEVNGSKVGEDGLRYVRVIKHSGVNSSDTQVLTLYNVTEEASGEYICKVSNYIGQANQSAWLTVTKHASTALPPTPLPSQTYLEVLIYCAGFFTICAMIVTAMVCKMHRATKKSDFNSQVAVHKLAKSIPLRRQVTVSVDSSSSMHSGVMLVRPSRLSSSGSPMLSGVSEYELPQDPRWELPRDKLVLGKPLGEGCFGQVVMGEVVGMDKDKPNRVTKVAVKMLKSDATEKDLSDLISEMEMMKIIGKHKNIINLLGACTQDGPLYVIVEYASKGNLREYLRARRPPGMEYCYNPDQVPVETVSIKDLVSCAYQVARGMEYLASKKCIHRDLAARNVLVTDDNVMKIADFGLARDIHHIDYYKKTTNGRLPVKWMAPEALFDRIYTHQSDVWSFGVLLWEIFTLGGSPYPGVPVEELFKLLKEGHRMDRPSTCTHELYMMMRDCWHAAPSQRPTFKQLVEDLDRTLSMTSNQEYLDLSVSLDQYSPSFPDTRSSTCSSGEDSVFSHEPSADEPCLPKFPPNPNRLIAFKKR, encoded by the exons ATGATGAAGAACACAATGAAGGTCATGTTGCTGCTGTTCTCGGTTCTTCTAACCCAGCCTCTGCAGGGCCACACCAGGCCGGCCAACCCAGAGCAAG tCGCCCTGTTAGAAACTACTGCGTACACCCTGTACGAGGGAGAAAAGCTGGAGCTGAAGTGTAGGAGTAAAGAAGAGCCCCAGGAGGTGAACTGGACCAAGGACCAAGTTTCCCTTGCTGacggagaacacacacacctacgcgACGGTCAGCTGGAGATCGAAGGCGTGGAGCTAGCCGACTCTGGCCTTTATGGCTGCTTCGCCCGGAGCCCCGAGGGCAACCACACGGAGTATTTTAACGTCAATGTCACGT atgcCCTGGCTTCATCTGaggacgacgacgacgacgagtCTTCTTCAGAGGAAACGAAGCAGTCCAGCAGCCAGAAGTTAATCTCGAACAGCCAAGAGCTATCGC CGACGGCACCAGAGTGGGCTCATCCTGATAAGATGGAGAAGAAGCTCCACGCGGTTCCAGCCAGCAGGACCGTCCGATTCCGCTGCCCAGTTGTCGGTAACCCGACTCCCACCATCAAGTGGCTGAAGAATGGCAAGGAGTTTAAGAAAGACCAGCGCATAGGAGGCTTTAAG GTGCGAGAGAGCTTGTGGGCGATCATAATGGACTCGGTGGTGCCCTCAGACAAAGGCAACTACACCTGTTTGGTGGAAAATAAGTACGGCAGCATCAACCACACCTATCAGCTGGACGTCGTCG AGCGTTCGCCTCACAGGCCCATCCTCCAAGCCGGCCTGCCCGCCAATCGTACAGCAGTGGTGGGCAGCGATGTGGAGTTCGAATGCAAAGTCTTTAGTGACCCACAACCACACATTCAGTGGCTCAAACACATCGAGGTCAACGGCAGCAAAGTAGGAGAAGACGGTCTGCGATACGTCAGAGTCATAAAG CACTCTGGGGTCAACAGCTCGGACACGCAGGTACTGACGCTGTACAACGTGACGGAGGAGGCGAGTGGGGAGTATATTTGTAAAGTGTCCAATTATATAGGCCAAGCCAACCAGTCCGCATGGCTCACCGTCACTAAACACGCCTCCACAG CCTTGCCTCCAACCCCGCTGCCCAGCCAGACCTACCTGGAGGTGCTGATTTACTGCGCGGGATTCTTCACCATCTGCGCGATGATCGTGACGGCCATGGTGTGCAAGATGCACAGAGCCACCAAGAAGAGCGACTTCAACAGCCAGGTGGCCGTACACAAGCTGGCCAAGAGCATCCCACTGCGCAGACAGGTAACA GTGTCTGTGGACTCGAGCTCATCCATGCACTCAGGGGTGATGCTGGTCAGACCATCACGCCTCTCCTCGAGTGGCTCCCCCATGCTGTCTGGAGTGTCCGAGTACGAGCTGCCGCAAGATCCACGTTGGGAGCTGCCTCGCGACAA GCTGGTCCTAGGGAAACCTCTGGGTGAAGGCTGCTTCGGCCAAGTGGTCATGGGAGAGGTCGTGGGGATGGACAAAGACAAACCCAACCGTGTCACCAAAGTGGCTGTCAAGATGCTTAAAT CTGATGCCACAGAGAAGGACCTGTCAGATCTGATCTCGGAAATGGAGATGATGAAAATAATCGGCAAGCACAAAAACATAATCAACCTGCTGGGAGCCTGCACACAGGatg gtCCTCTTTACGTCATCGTGGAGTACgcctcaaaagggaacctgcGCGAGTACCTGAGGGCCCGTCGGCCTCCTGGTATGGAATACTGCTACAACCCGGACCAGGTACCTGTCGAGACGGTGTCCATCAAGGACCTGGTGTCCTGCGCCTACCAGGTGGCTCGCGGCATGGAGTACTTGGCATCCAAAAAG tGTATCCATAGAGACCTAGCAGCACGTAATGTCCTCGTGACCGATGACAATGTGATGAAGATCGCAGACTTTGGCTTGGCCAGAGACATCCACCATATTGATTACTACAAGAAAACCACCAAT GGACGACTGCCGGTAAAGTGGATGGCTCCAGAAGCGTTGTTTGACCGAATCTACACCCACCAGAGCGACGT GTGGTCTTTTGGGGTGCTGCTCTGGGAGATCTTTACTCTGGGTGGTTCTCCGTATCCTGGCGTGCCTGTCGAGGAGCTGTTCAAACTGCTGAAGGAGGGCCACCGAATGGACCGCCCCTCCACATGCACCCACGAACT ATATATGATGATGAGGGACTGCTGGCATGCTGCGCCATCTCAGAGACCCACCTTCAAACAGCTTGTGGAAGACCTGGATCGCACTCTCTCCATGACGTCGAATCAG GAATATCTGGACCTGTCGGTCAGTCTGGACCAGTACTCTCCCAGTTTTCCAGACACGCGCAGCTCCACCTGTTCCTCCGGCGAAGACTCGGTGTTTTCCCACGAGCCCAGCGCCGACGAACCCTGCCTGCCTAAATTTCCCCCAAATCCTAACCGCTTGATAGCGTTCAAAAAGCGTTGA